A stretch of the Mesorhizobium huakuii genome encodes the following:
- a CDS encoding autotransporter, with protein MPLSADSPLYPAIKDIVNAAAGARPFDAVKAVLGDYTNRFHALGGVVHEEDEDELLLHASPQLTIYHITLSPGVQYPPHNHLMDALIGIYWGGETNFIYPLAGEKVDAPERQDFSAPALVHMSSNTIHSVANTGSARSGALHVYLGDLPGTDRQLWSLADSQPEPFDNARYMAGARPI; from the coding sequence ATGCCTCTATCCGCCGACTCCCCTCTCTACCCTGCGATCAAGGATATCGTCAACGCGGCGGCAGGCGCCCGTCCCTTCGATGCGGTCAAGGCCGTCTTGGGCGACTATACCAACCGCTTCCATGCGCTCGGCGGAGTTGTCCATGAGGAGGATGAGGACGAGCTTTTGCTGCATGCCAGCCCGCAGTTGACGATCTACCACATCACGCTTTCGCCCGGCGTCCAGTATCCGCCGCACAACCATCTGATGGACGCTCTGATCGGCATCTATTGGGGCGGCGAGACCAATTTCATCTACCCGCTCGCCGGCGAAAAGGTCGACGCGCCAGAGCGGCAGGATTTTTCGGCGCCCGCGCTGGTGCACATGTCTTCCAACACCATTCACTCGGTCGCCAACACCGGTAGTGCCCGCTCCGGCGCCCTGCATGTCTATCTCGGCGATCTGCCAGGCACCGACCGCCAGCTGTGGAGCCTGGCCGACAGCCAGCCAGAGCCGTTCGACAACGCCAGGTACATGGCCGGGGCGCGACCGATATAG
- a CDS encoding NADPH-dependent FMN reductase — translation MAVIPKILVFAGSVRSGAYSGRTADVAQKELAVQGAEVTRISLADYPLPILDEDLEKEKGVPENAVKLGRLISVHDGLLIATPEYNGSIPPLLKNTIDWVSRVRRDGGRTVRPLAGKVVGLCSSSNGHFAGIRCINHLRAVLIRCQMEVVTPECSVPDGGDAFDAGGNFRDERLYKSMEHLCRTLIETSRMLSTRIEA, via the coding sequence ATGGCAGTGATCCCGAAAATCCTCGTCTTCGCCGGTTCGGTGCGCAGCGGCGCCTATAGCGGCAGGACCGCCGACGTGGCGCAGAAGGAACTTGCGGTGCAAGGCGCCGAGGTGACCCGCATTTCGCTCGCCGACTATCCCTTGCCGATCCTCGACGAGGATCTCGAGAAGGAAAAAGGCGTTCCCGAAAACGCCGTCAAACTCGGCCGTCTGATTTCAGTCCATGACGGCCTGCTGATCGCCACGCCCGAATATAACGGCTCGATCCCGCCGCTGCTCAAGAACACGATCGACTGGGTGAGTCGGGTGCGCCGGGATGGCGGCCGGACGGTCAGGCCGCTTGCCGGCAAGGTCGTCGGCCTATGCTCATCCTCCAACGGCCACTTCGCCGGCATACGCTGCATCAACCATCTGCGCGCCGTGCTGATACGCTGCCAGATGGAGGTGGTGACGCCGGAATGCTCGGTGCCGGACGGCGGCGACGCCTTCGACGCAGGCGGCAATTTCCGTGACGAAAGACTGTACAAATCGATGGAGCACCTATGCCGCACGCTGATCGAAACCTCGCGCATGCTGTCGACCCGGATCGAGGCGTGA
- a CDS encoding GntR family transcriptional regulator, with the protein MKPTKATPPKSPASPGGAPALSTADLLRSEQAYEQLKSDIVACVLSPGEALTEKQIEARYGIKKATIRSALARLMQEGLVRSEPRRGYVITTLTLRDVNEIFDVRSLIEPEVFRVATSGITERGLDEIRLAARKVLKPETLRSPVAFLAADRAFRLAIAELSGNLRLAQLLSQILDQSERALHLGFKSRDFMPLIIEQQKQLLQACERSDVPGIVKLARSQCLALKHQLVGALLGGAKLRDVNLQDFV; encoded by the coding sequence ATGAAGCCGACCAAAGCCACGCCACCGAAATCGCCCGCGTCCCCAGGTGGGGCACCTGCGCTGTCGACGGCGGATCTGCTGCGCAGCGAACAGGCCTACGAGCAGCTGAAGAGCGATATCGTCGCGTGCGTCCTGTCACCCGGCGAAGCCTTGACCGAAAAGCAGATCGAGGCGCGCTACGGCATCAAGAAGGCGACGATCCGTTCAGCACTTGCCCGCCTCATGCAGGAAGGTCTGGTCAGGAGCGAGCCGCGCCGTGGCTATGTCATCACGACGCTGACCTTGCGCGATGTCAACGAGATCTTCGATGTGCGCAGCCTGATCGAGCCGGAAGTGTTCCGGGTTGCCACGTCAGGTATCACCGAGCGCGGACTGGATGAGATCAGGCTGGCGGCCAGAAAGGTGCTGAAGCCCGAGACGCTGCGCAGCCCTGTCGCGTTCCTGGCGGCCGACCGTGCCTTTCGCCTGGCGATTGCCGAGCTTTCCGGCAATTTGCGGCTTGCACAGCTTCTCAGCCAGATCCTCGACCAGTCGGAGCGGGCGCTCCATCTCGGCTTCAAGTCGCGCGATTTCATGCCGCTGATCATCGAACAGCAGAAGCAGTTGCTGCAGGCCTGCGAAAGGAGCGACGTCCCAGGCATCGTGAAACTTGCCCGCTCGCAGTGCCTTGCCCTCAAGCACCAGCTGGTCGGCGCCCTGCTTGGCGGAGCCAAGCTGCGAGACGTGAACCTGCAGGACTTCGTCTGA
- a CDS encoding D-alanine:D-lactate ligase-like protein — protein sequence MSSHKPKLILVYEPEKACFDRLIADGYPPQRATEISSYLAQSTDIAPDFAALAAACEARGLAFAPVALDDAAGALEDADAESTLVWTLSDGIAYFRGGAAPALARLKGLRTIGADDALFALCQDKFRSGAVLGALGLPAPQAGLARDGKWLVEPPASAAGWFVKPNRLGAKIGIWPDSRSSNLDHALELSRRVFAAYRDDVVVQPYVAGRNVRASFLGLTPQTGVEALGIAFVDSGADFQTMADSMALYGETGEAAKAAGLYAEPDLVAVADVQPGADARIRAITERLISGLGLRDVFSVDLRVEADDTVHLIEFEVCPGLPCFDFRAYCRSQWGLGLADAMAETAANRLIGLHRGG from the coding sequence ATGTCGAGCCACAAGCCAAAGCTGATCCTTGTCTACGAGCCGGAAAAGGCCTGTTTCGATCGTTTGATCGCCGACGGCTACCCACCGCAGCGCGCCACCGAAATCTCGTCCTACCTGGCACAGTCGACGGATATCGCCCCCGACTTCGCCGCACTTGCAGCTGCCTGCGAAGCGCGCGGTCTCGCCTTCGCGCCGGTGGCGCTCGACGATGCCGCCGGGGCGCTGGAGGATGCGGATGCGGAAAGCACGCTGGTCTGGACGCTGTCCGACGGGATCGCCTATTTCCGTGGCGGCGCCGCGCCCGCGCTGGCCAGACTCAAGGGGTTGCGGACGATCGGCGCCGATGATGCGCTGTTCGCGCTCTGCCAGGACAAGTTCCGCTCCGGCGCCGTGCTTGGCGCGCTCGGCCTGCCAGCGCCGCAGGCCGGCCTTGCCCGGGACGGCAAATGGCTGGTCGAGCCGCCGGCTTCCGCCGCCGGCTGGTTCGTCAAACCCAACCGGCTCGGCGCCAAAATCGGCATCTGGCCGGATTCGCGCAGCAGCAATCTCGACCATGCGCTGGAGCTTAGCCGGCGCGTCTTTGCCGCCTATCGTGACGATGTCGTCGTGCAGCCCTATGTCGCCGGCCGCAATGTCCGCGCCAGCTTCCTCGGGCTGACGCCGCAAACCGGCGTCGAAGCGCTCGGCATCGCCTTTGTCGATTCAGGCGCCGATTTCCAGACCATGGCGGACAGCATGGCGCTTTACGGCGAAACCGGCGAGGCGGCCAAGGCGGCAGGACTTTATGCCGAGCCGGATCTCGTTGCCGTCGCCGACGTCCAGCCAGGAGCCGACGCCAGGATCAGGGCGATCACCGAGCGACTGATCAGCGGGCTTGGCCTGCGTGACGTGTTCTCCGTCGACCTGCGGGTCGAGGCCGACGACACGGTCCACCTGATCGAGTTCGAAGTCTGCCCCGGCCTTCCCTGCTTCGATTTCCGCGCCTATTGCCGGTCGCAATGGGGCCTCGGCCTCGCCGACGCCATGGCCGAAACCGCCGCGAACCGGCTGATCGGCCTGCATCGGGGCGGCTAG
- a CDS encoding DUF1330 domain-containing protein, with amino-acid sequence MPKGYWIARVDVRDAEGYKEYVAAAKLAFDRFDVKFLARGGEHEFAEGQGRARNVIIEFPSLTAAHDCYHSREYQRAVAIRQKVADGEIVLVEGT; translated from the coding sequence ATGCCCAAGGGATACTGGATCGCCCGCGTCGATGTGCGCGATGCCGAAGGCTACAAGGAGTATGTCGCCGCCGCCAAGCTCGCCTTCGATCGTTTCGATGTGAAATTCCTGGCACGCGGCGGCGAGCACGAGTTTGCCGAAGGGCAAGGCCGGGCCCGCAACGTCATCATCGAGTTCCCGTCGCTCACTGCTGCGCATGACTGCTACCACTCGCGGGAATATCAGCGTGCGGTCGCCATTCGCCAGAAGGTCGCCGACGGCGAGATCGTGCTGGTTGAAGGGACCTGA
- the dnaK gene encoding molecular chaperone DnaK, with the protein MAKVIGIDLGTTNSCIAIMDGKEPKVIENAEGARTTPSIVAISGDGERLVGQPAKRQAVTNPENTIFAVKRLIGRRYDDPVTEKDKKLVPYKIVKGDNGDAWVEAGGKKQSPSQISAMILQKMKETAEAYLGEKVEKAVITVPAYFNDAQRQATKDAGKIAGLEVLRIINEPTAAALAYGLDKKDGKTIAVYDLGGGTFDISVLEIGDGVFEVKSTNGDTFLGGEDFDMRLVEYLAAEFKKEQGIDLKNDKLALQRLKEAAEKAKIELSSTTQTEINLPFITADATGPKHLTLKLTRAKFESLVEDLVQRTIDPCKAALKDAGLKAGEIDEVVLVGGMTRMPKIQEIVKQFFGKEPHKGVNPDEVVALGAAIQAGVLQGDVKDVLLLDVTPLSLGIETLGGVFTRLIERNTTIPTKKSQVFSTAEDSQSAVTIRVFQGEREMAADNKALGQFDLVGIPPAPRGVPQIEVTFDIDANGIVNVSAKDKGTGKEHQIRIQASGGLSDADIEKMVKDAEANAESDKKRRAVVEARNQAEALVHSSEKSLKEYGDKVSEAERTAISDAIAALKTAAEGDDPADIEAKSQVLAEASMKLGQAMYEASQKEAAEADAKADAAKDSDVVDADFEEIDEDDDKKKSA; encoded by the coding sequence ATGGCAAAAGTAATCGGTATCGATCTCGGCACCACCAATTCCTGCATCGCCATCATGGATGGCAAGGAGCCCAAGGTGATCGAGAATGCGGAAGGCGCGCGCACAACGCCCTCCATCGTCGCCATCTCGGGCGACGGCGAACGTCTCGTCGGCCAGCCGGCCAAGCGCCAGGCGGTCACCAATCCTGAAAACACCATCTTCGCGGTCAAGCGCCTGATCGGCCGCCGCTATGACGATCCGGTGACGGAAAAGGACAAGAAGCTTGTCCCCTACAAGATCGTCAAGGGCGACAATGGCGATGCCTGGGTCGAGGCCGGCGGCAAGAAGCAGTCGCCCAGCCAGATCTCGGCCATGATCCTGCAGAAGATGAAGGAAACGGCGGAAGCCTATCTTGGCGAGAAGGTCGAGAAGGCGGTCATCACCGTTCCGGCCTATTTCAACGACGCCCAGCGCCAGGCCACCAAGGATGCCGGCAAGATCGCCGGCCTCGAAGTGCTGCGCATCATCAACGAGCCGACGGCTGCCGCGCTCGCCTACGGCCTCGACAAGAAGGATGGCAAGACCATTGCCGTCTATGACCTTGGCGGCGGCACGTTCGACATTTCGGTGCTCGAAATCGGCGACGGCGTGTTCGAGGTGAAGTCGACCAATGGCGACACCTTCCTCGGCGGCGAGGATTTCGACATGCGCCTGGTCGAATATCTGGCGGCCGAGTTCAAGAAGGAACAGGGCATCGACCTGAAGAACGACAAGCTCGCCCTGCAGCGCCTCAAGGAGGCGGCTGAAAAGGCCAAGATCGAGCTGTCGTCCACCACGCAGACCGAAATCAACCTGCCCTTCATCACCGCCGACGCGACCGGCCCGAAGCATCTGACGCTGAAGCTGACGCGCGCCAAGTTCGAAAGCCTGGTCGAAGACCTCGTCCAGCGCACCATCGACCCCTGCAAGGCGGCGCTCAAGGATGCCGGCCTGAAGGCTGGCGAGATCGACGAAGTGGTCCTGGTCGGCGGCATGACCCGCATGCCCAAGATCCAGGAGATCGTGAAGCAGTTCTTCGGCAAGGAGCCGCACAAGGGCGTCAACCCGGATGAGGTCGTCGCACTCGGCGCCGCCATCCAGGCCGGCGTGCTGCAGGGCGACGTCAAGGACGTGCTGTTGCTCGACGTGACGCCGTTGTCGCTCGGCATCGAGACGCTGGGTGGCGTGTTTACCCGGCTGATCGAGCGCAACACGACGATCCCGACCAAGAAGAGCCAGGTGTTCTCAACCGCTGAAGACAGTCAGTCGGCCGTGACCATCCGGGTCTTCCAGGGCGAGCGTGAAATGGCCGCCGACAACAAGGCGCTCGGCCAGTTCGACCTGGTCGGCATTCCGCCGGCGCCGCGCGGCGTGCCGCAGATCGAGGTCACTTTCGACATCGACGCCAACGGCATCGTCAACGTTTCGGCCAAGGACAAGGGCACCGGCAAGGAGCACCAGATCCGCATCCAGGCCTCGGGTGGTCTTTCGGACGCCGACATCGAGAAGATGGTGAAGGACGCCGAAGCCAATGCCGAGAGCGACAAGAAGCGTCGTGCCGTGGTCGAGGCCCGCAACCAGGCCGAGGCTCTGGTGCATTCGTCCGAGAAGTCGCTGAAGGAATATGGCGACAAGGTCTCGGAAGCCGAACGCACGGCGATTTCCGATGCGATCGCGGCGCTGAAGACCGCGGCCGAAGGCGACGATCCGGCCGACATCGAGGCCAAGAGCCAGGTGCTCGCCGAAGCTTCGATGAAGCTCGGGCAGGCCATGTACGAGGCCTCGCAGAAGGAAGCGGCGGAAGCCGACGCCAAGGCGGATGCCGCCAAGGACTCCGACGTGGTCGATGCCGATTTCGAGGAAATCGACGAGGACGACGACAAGAAGAAGTCGGCCTGA
- the pmtA gene encoding phospholipid N-methyltransferase PmtA, giving the protein MTRPGLRKALAEKFDDELKFFKGWIDKPKTVGSIVPTSSITARKMASIVNPKSGLPVLEVGPGTGVITRAILAQGVRPENLYAVEYNTDFVRHLRQLYPGVNVIEGDAFNLNATLGERSGMIFDSVVSGVPLLNFPVAQRIAYIESLLDRIPAGRPIVQLTYGPMSPIPAGRGDYTVKHFDFIFRNIPPTQLWIYRREAH; this is encoded by the coding sequence ATGACACGTCCCGGACTGCGGAAGGCGCTTGCCGAGAAGTTCGACGACGAACTCAAATTCTTCAAGGGCTGGATCGACAAGCCGAAGACGGTGGGTTCGATCGTTCCGACGAGTTCGATCACCGCGCGCAAGATGGCCTCGATCGTCAATCCCAAGTCCGGCCTGCCGGTGCTCGAGGTTGGTCCTGGCACCGGCGTCATCACCCGCGCCATCCTCGCCCAGGGCGTGCGGCCCGAAAACCTCTATGCGGTCGAATACAACACGGATTTCGTGCGCCATCTGCGCCAGCTCTATCCCGGCGTCAACGTCATCGAGGGCGATGCCTTCAACCTCAACGCCACGCTTGGCGAGAGGAGCGGGATGATCTTCGATTCCGTCGTCTCCGGCGTGCCGCTGCTCAATTTCCCGGTGGCCCAACGCATCGCCTATATTGAGAGCCTGCTCGACCGCATCCCGGCGGGTCGGCCGATCGTGCAGTTGACCTATGGCCCGATGTCACCGATCCCGGCCGGCCGCGGCGACTACACGGTTAAGCATTTCGATTTCATCTTCCGCAACATCCCGCCGACGCAGCTTTGGATTTATCGCCGCGAAGCGCATTAG
- the dnaJ gene encoding molecular chaperone DnaJ, which yields MKADFYETLGVQKGADEKELKSAFRKLAMQFHPDRNPGDHSCEHKFKEINEAYETLKDPQKRAAYDRFGHAAFEHGGMNGGAQGFGAGGFADIFEDIFGDMMGGRQRRSSGGRERGADLRYNMEISLEEAFAGKTAQIRVPASISCTECSGSGAKPGTQPVTCSMCHGHGKVRATQGFFSIERTCPQCQGRGQTIKDPCPKCAGQGRVTEERSLSVNIPAGIEDGTRIRLANEGEAGLRGGPSGDLYIFLAVKPHEFFQRDGADLYCKVPISMTTAALGGSFEVTTLDGSQTKVKVPEGTQNGRQFRLKGKGMPVLRQPNVGDLYIQTAVETPQNLSRRQRELLEEFEQLSSQDNSPQSSGFFARMKDFFESFGER from the coding sequence ATGAAAGCTGATTTCTACGAAACGCTGGGCGTGCAAAAGGGCGCCGACGAGAAGGAGCTCAAGAGCGCTTTCCGCAAGCTCGCCATGCAGTTCCATCCTGACCGCAATCCCGGCGATCATTCCTGCGAGCACAAGTTCAAGGAAATCAACGAAGCCTACGAGACGCTGAAGGACCCGCAGAAGCGCGCGGCCTATGACCGCTTCGGCCACGCCGCCTTCGAACATGGCGGCATGAATGGCGGCGCGCAAGGCTTTGGCGCCGGCGGCTTTGCCGATATCTTCGAGGATATTTTCGGCGACATGATGGGCGGCCGCCAGCGTCGCTCCTCAGGTGGCCGCGAACGCGGCGCCGATCTGCGCTACAATATGGAAATCTCGCTGGAAGAGGCGTTTGCCGGCAAGACCGCGCAAATCCGCGTTCCGGCCTCGATCTCGTGCACGGAATGCTCAGGCAGCGGCGCCAAGCCCGGCACCCAGCCGGTGACCTGCTCGATGTGCCACGGCCACGGCAAGGTACGCGCCACGCAAGGCTTCTTCTCGATCGAGCGCACCTGCCCGCAGTGCCAGGGCCGCGGCCAGACCATCAAGGATCCGTGCCCGAAATGCGCCGGCCAGGGCCGCGTCACCGAGGAGCGCTCGCTGTCGGTCAACATTCCGGCCGGCATCGAGGACGGCACCCGCATCCGGCTTGCCAATGAGGGCGAGGCCGGCCTGCGCGGCGGGCCTTCGGGCGACCTCTATATTTTCCTGGCGGTGAAGCCGCACGAATTCTTCCAACGCGATGGTGCCGATCTCTATTGCAAGGTGCCGATCTCGATGACGACGGCGGCCCTTGGCGGCTCCTTCGAGGTGACGACGCTGGATGGCAGCCAGACCAAGGTAAAAGTGCCCGAAGGCACGCAGAACGGACGCCAGTTCCGGCTCAAGGGCAAGGGCATGCCGGTGCTGCGCCAGCCCAATGTCGGCGACCTCTACATCCAGACCGCTGTCGAGACGCCGCAGAACCTGTCGCGCCGCCAGCGCGAGTTGCTGGAGGAGTTCGAACAGCTCTCCTCGCAGGACAATTCGCCCCAATCGAGCGGATTTTTCGCCCGCATGAAGGATTTCTTCGAATCCTTCGGCGAGCGTTGA
- the pyrF gene encoding orotidine-5'-phosphate decarboxylase produces the protein MQTQSMQAKSIQERLIVGLDLPTVREAEQAVRELDGVVSFYKIGYQLAFAGGLDFARELASGGTKIFLDMKLLDIDHTVAKGVENIVKMGMTMLTIHAYPKAMRAAVEAARGSELCLLAVSVLTSMDEQDMIDVGYEYDPHTLVLRRSEQALHAGMGGIVCSAAEAEAVRRIVGPDMAVVTPGIRPAGSDHGDQKRVVTPAQAIRNGASHLVVARPIVAASDRRAAAQAILDEMRSA, from the coding sequence ATGCAGACCCAATCCATGCAGGCCAAATCTATACAGGAGAGATTGATCGTCGGCCTCGACCTGCCGACCGTGCGGGAAGCCGAGCAGGCGGTGCGCGAACTTGACGGCGTCGTCTCCTTCTACAAGATCGGCTATCAGCTGGCCTTTGCCGGCGGGCTCGACTTCGCCAGGGAACTGGCCAGCGGCGGGACAAAAATCTTCCTCGACATGAAGCTGCTCGACATCGACCACACGGTGGCCAAGGGCGTCGAGAACATCGTCAAGATGGGCATGACCATGCTGACCATCCACGCCTACCCCAAGGCGATGCGCGCGGCGGTGGAAGCGGCGCGGGGCAGCGAGCTTTGCCTGCTCGCTGTCAGCGTGCTGACCTCTATGGACGAGCAGGACATGATCGATGTCGGCTATGAATATGACCCGCACACGCTGGTGCTGCGGCGCTCGGAACAGGCGCTGCATGCCGGCATGGGCGGCATCGTCTGCTCGGCCGCGGAGGCCGAAGCGGTGCGCCGCATCGTCGGCCCCGACATGGCAGTGGTGACGCCCGGCATCCGGCCGGCGGGCAGCGACCATGGCGACCAGAAGCGTGTGGTGACGCCGGCGCAGGCGATCCGCAACGGCGCCAGCCATCTTGTGGTGGCCCGGCCGATCGTCGCGGCCAGCGACCGCCGCGCGGCAGCGCAAGCGATCCTCGACGAAATGCGCTCTGCATAA